Proteins encoded by one window of Salicibibacter halophilus:
- the tatA gene encoding twin-arginine translocase TatA/TatE family subunit → MGGMGGPSIILIIIVALLIFGPGKLPEMGKVAGNTLREFKNATKGLADDSEEHKKEDKQNQR, encoded by the coding sequence ATGGGAGGAATGGGCGGTCCGAGTATTATTTTAATCATTATTGTCGCTTTATTAATCTTCGGCCCGGGTAAATTGCCGGAAATGGGCAAAGTGGCCGGAAATACATTGCGTGAATTTAAAAATGCCACGAAGGGGCTCGCGGATGATTCCGAGGAGCATAAGAAAGAGGACAAGCAAAATCAGAGATAG
- a CDS encoding trans-sulfuration enzyme family protein has translation MKSFNWKVIHDREHDYDSTSKTTPIYQTSSFSFTDLHDLEGFFQPENNRYMYSRYGNPNPDQLARKVSELEGAPAGVATSSGMSAILSGVLAVVRPGESVLIPEDVYGGTYDLFQQFFQDWQVDVHTVSFADLAEVEKKITQKTSLVYTESVTNPLLRVEEIEAVVKIAHKRSIPVMVDNTFATPYFSQPYKFGADLVVHSATKYIGGHSDVTAGVLVGERTLVEEAKRKAIQLGMNVSPFEAWLTVRGLKTLSVRMEKQSANAKAIADFLNDQPGVNVYYPKNLATHGNGAMVSFELDKRYDIHKFFEQLEWVKIVPTLAGVETTVSYPLKTSHRSIPPHMQKKLGITAGLIRLSVGLEDETDITDELQSALEEAAEKKFPE, from the coding sequence ATGAAAAGTTTTAACTGGAAAGTGATACACGATCGCGAACATGATTATGACAGTACGAGCAAAACGACGCCGATTTATCAAACTTCATCGTTTTCGTTTACGGACCTTCATGATTTGGAGGGTTTTTTTCAGCCGGAAAATAACAGATATATGTATTCACGATATGGAAATCCTAACCCGGATCAGCTTGCCCGAAAAGTGAGCGAGTTAGAGGGTGCGCCTGCCGGTGTTGCTACTTCTTCGGGCATGTCCGCAATTTTGTCTGGTGTTTTAGCTGTGGTTCGACCGGGTGAATCTGTGCTCATTCCGGAAGATGTCTATGGAGGCACATACGATTTATTTCAACAGTTTTTTCAGGATTGGCAAGTGGATGTACATACTGTATCGTTTGCTGACCTTGCAGAGGTTGAGAAAAAAATAACGCAGAAAACCTCCCTCGTGTACACAGAATCGGTGACTAACCCGTTACTGCGTGTGGAAGAAATTGAGGCTGTCGTTAAAATTGCACATAAGCGCAGTATTCCCGTGATGGTTGATAACACATTTGCTACGCCTTATTTTTCCCAACCGTACAAGTTTGGCGCGGATTTGGTTGTTCACAGCGCTACCAAATACATTGGCGGCCACAGTGACGTAACCGCCGGGGTGCTTGTCGGGGAGAGGACCTTGGTTGAGGAAGCAAAAAGAAAAGCCATTCAACTCGGAATGAACGTCAGCCCGTTTGAAGCATGGCTTACGGTTCGAGGTTTAAAAACGCTCTCGGTTCGTATGGAAAAACAAAGTGCGAACGCGAAGGCAATAGCGGACTTCTTAAACGATCAACCGGGTGTAAACGTATATTATCCCAAAAACCTGGCTACGCATGGAAACGGGGCAATGGTTAGCTTTGAACTAGATAAACGTTATGATATCCATAAATTCTTTGAACAGCTGGAATGGGTCAAAATCGTGCCAACGTTAGCCGGTGTAGAAACGACCGTTTCCTATCCGCTGAAAACATCCCATCGCAGTATTCCGCCGCACATGCAAAAAAAGCTTGGGATTACAGCGGGGCTCATACGTTTGTCCGTAGGATTGGAAGATGAAACGGATATTACAGATGAATTGCAATCGGCGTTAGAAGAAGCAGCCGAAAAAAAATTTCCGGAATGA
- a CDS encoding redox-sensing transcriptional repressor Rex → MDEQQNIPRATAKRLPLYYRYLEHLYASGKTKVSSTELSNAVKVDSATIRRDFSYFGALGRKGYGYDVQRLIAFFRKTLDQDEATPVVLVGVGNLGKALLHYNFGENNNTRIVKAFDNNEAIVGKEIGGVPVMHMDDLIKEINESIWAAIVAVPSTAAQEVADRITDTPIEGILNFTPSRMTVPEHIRVHHIDLSVELQSLIYFLKHYPL, encoded by the coding sequence ATGGACGAACAGCAAAACATTCCCCGGGCAACAGCGAAACGATTGCCGCTTTACTATCGATACTTGGAGCATTTATATGCTTCGGGAAAAACGAAAGTATCTTCTACAGAATTAAGCAATGCTGTCAAAGTTGATTCGGCGACGATTCGGCGGGATTTTTCGTATTTTGGGGCGTTGGGACGCAAAGGGTATGGTTATGACGTACAGCGTCTGATTGCTTTTTTCCGAAAAACGTTGGATCAAGATGAGGCGACCCCCGTCGTTCTTGTCGGTGTCGGAAACCTAGGGAAAGCTTTGCTTCATTATAATTTTGGGGAAAATAATAACACGCGCATCGTAAAGGCGTTTGATAATAACGAGGCGATCGTCGGAAAAGAAATCGGCGGTGTTCCCGTTATGCATATGGATGATTTAATAAAAGAGATCAATGAATCAATTTGGGCAGCGATTGTCGCCGTGCCGTCCACAGCGGCACAAGAGGTTGCGGATCGGATTACCGATACACCCATCGAAGGGATCTTGAATTTCACCCCTTCCCGTATGACGGTGCCAGAGCATATTCGGGTGCATCACATTGATTTGTCGGTGGAATTGCAATCGCTGATCTATTTCTTAAAACATTACCCGTTATAA
- a CDS encoding CPBP family intramembrane glutamic endopeptidase produces the protein MSLRYWFVIITFVVVAQLFSAVLAIPLYALELDFGDVITISTISSFALGLLIIWLLIRKESDPVRGNEPPMHIGWSLLLGFGGLFAAIFAQNIAFQLQQLLYDAPVESENTQMLLDIMTENVWLLIAVVILGPILEELVFRQAIFGHLYKKMNFFWAALISSVVFSAIHFDFTHILVYTAVGFVFAGLYVWSKRIIVPIIAHVLMNAFASLPILLDIDIEDLEEMEENLQFIFGILGAWM, from the coding sequence TTGAGTTTACGATATTGGTTTGTGATTATAACATTTGTGGTCGTAGCGCAACTATTTAGTGCCGTTTTGGCCATACCGCTGTATGCGCTCGAATTAGATTTTGGTGACGTAATAACCATTTCGACAATTTCAAGTTTTGCTCTCGGGTTGCTCATCATTTGGCTCTTAATTCGCAAAGAGTCCGATCCAGTGCGCGGTAACGAGCCGCCGATGCATATCGGTTGGTCGTTGTTATTGGGCTTTGGCGGATTATTCGCCGCCATTTTCGCACAAAATATCGCCTTTCAACTTCAACAATTGTTGTACGACGCTCCGGTTGAGTCGGAAAACACCCAAATGTTGCTCGATATTATGACTGAAAACGTTTGGCTCCTCATAGCCGTCGTCATCCTCGGACCGATTCTTGAAGAGCTGGTTTTCCGGCAAGCGATTTTTGGGCATCTTTACAAAAAGATGAATTTCTTTTGGGCAGCACTGATCAGTTCCGTGGTATTCTCCGCCATTCATTTTGATTTCACGCATATCCTTGTTTATACCGCGGTTGGCTTTGTTTTTGCCGGTTTATATGTATGGAGCAAACGGATTATTGTGCCTATTATCGCCCATGTGCTCATGAATGCTTTTGCGTCCCTGCCGATCCTTCTCGATATCGACATTGAGGATTTGGAAGAAATGGAAGAGAACCTCCAGTTTATCTTCGGCATCTTGGGAGCATGGATGTGA
- the groL gene encoding chaperonin GroEL (60 kDa chaperone family; promotes refolding of misfolded polypeptides especially under stressful conditions; forms two stacked rings of heptamers to form a barrel-shaped 14mer; ends can be capped by GroES; misfolded proteins enter the barrel where they are refolded when GroES binds) — MAKDIRFSEDARRALLRGVDELANAVKVTLGPKGRNVVLEKKFGSPLIANDGVTIAKEIELEDNFENMGAQLVSEVANKTNDIAGDGTTTATVLAQAMIQEGLKNVTSGASPMSIRRGIEKATTAAVKELQSISSEVEGRESIKQVGTVSSNDDEVGEFIAEAMGRVGNDGVITVEESRGLDTELEVVEGMQFDRGYASPYMVTDNDTMEASLDDPYILITDKKITNIQEVLPLLEQVVQQNKPILIVAEDVEGEALATLVLNKLRGTFNAVAVKAPGFGDRRKAMLEDLAILTGGTVLTEDLGHDLKSASIDQLGRAGKVVITKDNTTVVEGAGEAQQLTGRINQIKSQIEETTSEFDREKLQERLAKLAGGVAVMKVGAASETEMKERKLRIEDALNSTRAAVEEGIVSGGGTSFVNIYNAVKSVEAAGDEATGVNIVLRALEEPVRQIATNAGLEGSVVVERLKGEDVGVGFNAATGEWVNMVDAGIVDPTKVTRYALQHAASVSAMFLTTEAVVADRPEEDDGGGGAPDMGGMGGMGGMGGMM, encoded by the coding sequence ATGGCAAAAGATATTCGTTTTAGCGAAGATGCCCGCCGCGCCTTGCTACGAGGGGTAGACGAGCTCGCTAACGCCGTGAAGGTAACATTGGGACCAAAAGGACGAAACGTTGTTCTCGAGAAGAAGTTCGGTTCTCCGCTCATTGCCAATGACGGGGTGACGATTGCCAAAGAAATCGAACTCGAAGACAACTTTGAAAATATGGGTGCGCAACTCGTATCCGAAGTTGCCAACAAAACGAACGACATTGCCGGTGACGGTACGACGACTGCTACTGTGTTGGCCCAGGCGATGATTCAGGAAGGGCTTAAAAACGTCACTTCCGGCGCGAGCCCAATGAGCATTCGCCGTGGCATCGAGAAGGCAACGACAGCGGCGGTCAAAGAACTTCAAAGCATTTCCAGCGAGGTAGAAGGACGCGAGTCCATCAAACAAGTCGGTACCGTTTCTTCCAATGATGATGAAGTCGGTGAATTCATTGCGGAAGCGATGGGCCGTGTTGGAAACGACGGTGTCATCACGGTTGAAGAATCCAGAGGCCTTGACACTGAGCTTGAAGTCGTGGAAGGGATGCAATTTGACCGTGGCTATGCTTCTCCTTACATGGTGACGGACAATGACACGATGGAAGCGAGTCTAGATGACCCTTACATTTTGATTACCGATAAGAAAATCACAAACATCCAAGAAGTATTGCCTTTGCTCGAGCAAGTCGTGCAGCAAAACAAGCCGATCCTTATCGTCGCTGAAGATGTTGAAGGCGAAGCACTCGCGACACTTGTGTTGAACAAACTTCGCGGAACGTTCAACGCTGTTGCCGTAAAAGCACCAGGCTTTGGTGATCGTCGGAAAGCGATGCTTGAAGACTTGGCCATCCTCACCGGCGGAACCGTTCTAACGGAAGACCTCGGCCACGACTTGAAGTCCGCGTCAATCGATCAGCTTGGGCGTGCCGGAAAAGTTGTCATTACCAAGGACAACACTACGGTGGTAGAAGGCGCGGGTGAAGCCCAGCAACTTACCGGCCGTATCAATCAGATTAAATCCCAGATTGAAGAAACAACCTCTGAATTTGATCGCGAAAAACTTCAAGAACGCTTGGCTAAACTTGCCGGTGGGGTAGCCGTTATGAAAGTCGGCGCTGCTTCCGAAACGGAAATGAAAGAACGAAAGCTCCGTATCGAAGATGCCTTGAACTCCACGCGCGCTGCCGTAGAAGAAGGCATCGTTTCCGGCGGGGGCACATCCTTCGTTAACATTTACAATGCTGTAAAATCCGTGGAAGCAGCTGGCGATGAAGCAACCGGTGTAAACATCGTCTTGCGTGCGCTTGAAGAGCCTGTTCGTCAGATCGCGACGAACGCAGGACTGGAAGGCTCCGTAGTCGTTGAGCGTCTCAAAGGCGAAGACGTTGGTGTCGGCTTCAACGCCGCAACAGGCGAATGGGTGAACATGGTTGACGCCGGAATCGTCGACCCGACAAAAGTGACCCGTTACGCTCTCCAACACGCAGCATCCGTATCAGCAATGTTCCTCACAACCGAAGCGGTTGTAGCCGACCGTCCGGAAGAAGACGACGGCGGCGGTGGCGCCCCTGACATGGGCGGCATGGGAGGAATGGGCGGAATGGGCGGCATGATGTAA
- a CDS encoding ABC-F family ATP-binding cassette domain-containing protein, which yields MIVLQCDRVTKSFGAETILQDIKMEIKKGDRVALVGRNGSGKTTLLNVITGEAPYDSGGVLMPKSQTMGFLAQDTGLESTCTIWEEMLTVFSSLRGVEKELRELEAKMADPSVYGDPTSYEAVLTEYDEKQEFFRASGGYHYEADIQSILSGLNFGQLSYDLPISSLSGGQKTRLALGKLLLTKPDLLILDEPTNHLDIETLTWLENFLISYEGAVLTVSHDRYFLDKVATKVYELTHTKATLYHGNYSSFLEKRAKDAELQQKAYDKQQAEIEQLETFVAKNIARASTTKRAQSKRKKLEKMERVDAPLADSKSASMSFDIQQMSGNDVLAANGITFAYPGSVPLFRAIDFAVTRGENVAVIGPNGTGKTTFLKILGNRLDPTKGAVHYGSKVTVGYYDQEQAQLNTKKTVLDELWDDHPQVVEKDIRTVLGRFLFSGEDAHKLVHNLSGGEKARLVLAKLMMQKANLLLFDEPTNHLDLDSKEALEAALIDYPGTMVFISHDRYFLNRMSTRTVEFSEDEQLHTYLGNYDYYLEKKAEAEERAQLQEIDRGAPLENKNKQSFEQEKEDKKIARKRRREIEAIEDRISLLENETEKLQASMLDPDVYEDYARANQMQAKIDEHEAELEQLMEQWEELQLDESH from the coding sequence ATGATTGTTTTACAATGCGATCGTGTCACCAAATCTTTTGGCGCTGAAACGATTTTACAGGATATCAAGATGGAAATCAAAAAAGGCGATCGTGTCGCGCTCGTCGGACGCAACGGGAGCGGGAAGACGACGCTCCTCAACGTAATCACCGGGGAAGCCCCTTACGACAGCGGGGGTGTTCTGATGCCTAAATCGCAAACAATGGGCTTTCTCGCCCAAGATACCGGGCTTGAATCCACGTGCACAATTTGGGAGGAGATGCTAACCGTCTTTTCCTCGCTCCGCGGCGTTGAAAAGGAGCTGCGTGAACTGGAGGCGAAAATGGCGGACCCTTCCGTCTATGGCGATCCGACGTCCTACGAAGCTGTCTTAACAGAATACGATGAAAAACAAGAGTTCTTCCGGGCGTCCGGCGGTTATCATTATGAAGCCGATATACAAAGCATCCTTTCAGGATTGAACTTTGGCCAGCTGTCCTACGATCTGCCGATTTCTTCTTTAAGCGGAGGGCAAAAAACACGGCTGGCACTCGGAAAACTGTTGCTCACCAAACCGGATTTATTGATTTTGGACGAGCCCACGAATCACCTGGACATTGAAACATTAACTTGGCTGGAAAATTTCTTAATCAGCTATGAAGGGGCGGTATTGACCGTCTCCCACGACCGATATTTCTTGGATAAAGTGGCGACGAAAGTATACGAACTGACGCACACAAAAGCGACCCTATACCATGGAAATTACAGTTCGTTTTTGGAAAAAAGGGCTAAAGACGCCGAACTTCAGCAAAAAGCCTATGACAAGCAACAAGCGGAAATTGAACAATTGGAAACATTCGTCGCTAAAAATATCGCGCGAGCTTCCACGACGAAACGGGCGCAAAGCAAGCGGAAAAAATTAGAAAAAATGGAGCGAGTGGACGCACCTCTCGCGGATTCCAAAAGCGCATCGATGTCTTTCGACATCCAACAAATGAGCGGAAATGATGTTTTGGCCGCAAATGGGATAACGTTTGCCTACCCAGGTAGCGTTCCGCTGTTTCGCGCGATCGACTTTGCAGTGACAAGAGGGGAAAACGTCGCCGTCATCGGTCCAAATGGAACCGGAAAGACAACGTTCCTTAAAATTCTCGGGAATCGACTTGATCCCACGAAAGGCGCCGTTCACTACGGAAGCAAAGTCACCGTCGGTTATTATGATCAAGAGCAAGCGCAATTAAATACGAAAAAGACCGTCCTCGATGAACTTTGGGACGATCACCCGCAAGTCGTTGAAAAAGACATACGCACGGTGCTGGGACGGTTTCTTTTCAGCGGCGAAGATGCGCATAAACTTGTCCACAATCTCAGTGGCGGAGAGAAAGCACGACTCGTTCTCGCCAAACTGATGATGCAAAAAGCAAATTTGCTCCTCTTCGATGAACCGACGAACCACCTGGACCTCGACAGCAAAGAAGCACTGGAGGCTGCTCTCATTGACTATCCGGGTACTATGGTGTTTATTTCCCACGACCGTTATTTTCTGAACCGGATGTCCACACGAACCGTCGAGTTCTCCGAAGATGAGCAGCTGCACACGTACCTCGGCAACTATGATTACTATTTGGAAAAGAAAGCGGAAGCCGAAGAACGGGCGCAGCTTCAGGAAATCGATAGGGGCGCGCCTTTGGAAAACAAAAATAAACAGTCGTTTGAACAGGAAAAGGAAGATAAAAAAATAGCCCGGAAACGGCGTCGTGAGATTGAAGCTATTGAGGATAGAATAAGTCTTTTGGAAAACGAAACAGAAAAGTTGCAGGCTTCCATGCTTGATCCGGATGTCTATGAAGACTACGCACGCGCTAACCAAATGCAAGCAAAAATCGATGAACATGAAGCCGAGCTGGAACAACTGATGGAGCAATGGGAAGAATTGCAATTAGATGAATCCCATTAA
- the groES gene encoding co-chaperone GroES: protein MLKPLGDRIVIEIVEQEEQTASGIVLPDSAKEKPQEGKVVAVGSGRVTENGERVALEVNEGDAIIFSKYAGTEVKYNEKEYLILRESDVLAVVG from the coding sequence TTGTTGAAACCATTGGGTGACCGTATTGTCATCGAAATAGTGGAACAAGAAGAACAAACAGCAAGCGGCATTGTACTTCCTGATTCCGCAAAGGAGAAACCGCAAGAAGGGAAAGTCGTTGCTGTCGGAAGCGGACGAGTAACCGAGAATGGGGAGCGAGTCGCTTTGGAAGTGAATGAAGGCGACGCGATCATATTCTCCAAATACGCGGGAACAGAAGTGAAATACAACGAAAAAGAATACCTGATTCTGCGCGAAAGCGACGTGCTCGCGGTCGTTGGGTAA
- the thiL gene encoding thiamine-phosphate kinase, with protein sequence MHEFDLIRQIDSFAADHEDVKVGIGDDAAVTSSHAHKDVISCVDTICEGIHFKRSTLHLSDIGYKALAVNLSDIAAMGGTPRYYLVSLAMSPEWKQEEILEIYRGMNDLAERYGVLLIGGDTVSAQHDLMISVTVLGEIEKSRSLLRSSAREGDVVFASGTLGDSRGGLDLLLSGGLTAPRTEQEHALVGVHQRPEPQLTLGQLLKESGCRIALNDISDGLSSESWELAEASRVCICLEEEKIPVSENATKLFGNETAYEYALTGGEDFQLVGTVAKSDWPAIASAAKEKGIRLSAIGSVTQEGAPQVLMQKNGERTAIKRAGYRHQ encoded by the coding sequence ATGCATGAGTTCGATCTTATTCGACAAATCGATTCGTTCGCGGCAGATCATGAGGATGTTAAAGTTGGCATTGGCGATGATGCGGCCGTTACTTCTTCCCATGCTCATAAAGATGTGATCAGCTGTGTGGACACCATTTGTGAGGGCATCCATTTTAAACGTTCCACCTTACATTTGTCCGATATCGGCTATAAAGCGTTGGCCGTCAACCTTAGCGATATTGCGGCGATGGGCGGGACGCCTCGCTATTACCTCGTTTCCCTGGCCATGTCGCCGGAGTGGAAACAAGAAGAAATCCTCGAGATTTACAGAGGAATGAATGACTTGGCCGAACGTTACGGCGTTCTTTTAATCGGCGGAGACACGGTTTCCGCGCAGCATGATTTAATGATTTCCGTCACCGTTTTAGGGGAGATCGAAAAAAGTCGTTCGCTTCTCAGGAGTTCTGCGCGCGAAGGAGATGTCGTATTTGCCTCCGGCACGTTGGGCGATTCACGCGGAGGATTGGACCTTCTTTTATCCGGGGGTTTAACCGCGCCTCGAACGGAGCAAGAACATGCGCTTGTTGGTGTTCATCAGCGCCCCGAGCCACAATTAACCCTTGGACAACTGCTAAAAGAGAGCGGCTGCCGCATCGCGCTTAACGACATTAGTGACGGACTATCCTCGGAAAGTTGGGAACTGGCTGAAGCGAGTCGTGTATGCATTTGTTTGGAGGAAGAGAAAATACCGGTTAGTGAAAACGCAACGAAGCTTTTCGGAAATGAGACAGCTTATGAATATGCGTTAACCGGGGGCGAAGACTTTCAACTTGTCGGTACGGTGGCCAAATCAGATTGGCCAGCCATAGCATCAGCCGCAAAAGAAAAAGGAATCCGCCTTTCGGCAATTGGATCGGTTACACAGGAAGGGGCGCCACAAGTGCTCATGCAAAAAAACGGAGAAAGAACGGCAATAAAAAGGGCCGGTTATCGCCATCAATGA
- a CDS encoding DUF4305 domain-containing protein: MDVMRSPGFLSFVYVAIGTLFVLFAIMQVQLEGWGFLPIFFLALAALDYVIAWHFVKKTRGAQNHNK, translated from the coding sequence ATGGATGTGATGCGGTCCCCGGGTTTTTTAAGTTTTGTTTATGTTGCCATCGGAACGTTATTTGTCCTATTCGCGATCATGCAAGTACAACTGGAAGGATGGGGCTTCCTTCCAATTTTCTTTCTTGCGTTGGCCGCCCTTGATTACGTCATTGCTTGGCATTTTGTAAAAAAAACACGCGGTGCGCAAAACCACAATAAGTAA
- the tsaB gene encoding tRNA (adenosine(37)-N6)-threonylcarbamoyltransferase complex dimerization subunit type 1 TsaB, producing the protein MILAMDTSTFVLGVALGDAETVRAEWTTHEKKNHSLRLMPGIDHVMKTVNANPSDLEGIAVTTGPGSYTGVRIGVSTAKGMASSLRLPIYDVSSLEALAGNRRFAFGLVCPFIDARRGQVYAAVYEADDGHLKTVHEERLWLMDDLLKTLASTSLPVYFLSLDIAKHRENIEQVLGARAHTGEGMDGRIKPGEILRIALESPPVANVHEVVPRYLQLAEAEKNWRKAQAHDE; encoded by the coding sequence ATGATACTAGCCATGGATACATCAACCTTTGTGTTAGGGGTTGCATTGGGCGATGCAGAAACTGTCCGAGCGGAATGGACGACCCATGAAAAGAAAAACCATTCCTTACGATTAATGCCGGGGATCGATCATGTGATGAAAACGGTCAATGCCAATCCTTCTGACTTGGAGGGCATAGCGGTAACCACCGGTCCAGGTTCGTACACCGGGGTTCGCATTGGCGTTTCCACGGCAAAAGGGATGGCGAGCTCCCTCCGTCTCCCGATTTATGACGTTTCCTCCTTGGAGGCTCTTGCGGGCAATCGACGTTTTGCCTTCGGCCTTGTCTGTCCTTTTATCGATGCAAGGAGGGGGCAGGTGTATGCCGCTGTGTACGAAGCTGACGACGGCCACCTGAAGACGGTGCATGAAGAGCGGTTGTGGTTAATGGATGATTTATTAAAAACGTTGGCCTCGACGTCGTTACCGGTTTATTTTTTAAGTTTGGATATTGCTAAGCATCGTGAAAACATTGAGCAAGTGTTGGGGGCAAGGGCACACACGGGTGAAGGGATGGATGGCAGGATAAAGCCGGGGGAGATTTTGCGCATAGCTTTAGAATCCCCGCCCGTGGCGAATGTGCATGAAGTCGTTCCCCGCTACTTGCAGTTGGCGGAAGCGGAGAAAAATTGGCGAAAGGCCCAAGCCCATGATGAGTGA
- the tsaE gene encoding tRNA (adenosine(37)-N6)-threonylcarbamoyltransferase complex ATPase subunit type 1 TsaE, whose translation MSQFQFVSRSTEETMGIAERLGQEAEAGDLFALDGDLGAGKTHFSKGLAKGLGVEAMVNSPTFTILKVYNGRLPFYHIDAYRLDENEEEELGLDEYMDGDGVTAVEWAGNLQTQLPSRRVIITFKRTAEQERELIVCTDNTRFEQIFKEFTD comes from the coding sequence ATGTCTCAATTTCAATTTGTAAGCCGCTCAACAGAAGAAACCATGGGGATCGCGGAGCGTCTTGGCCAAGAAGCCGAAGCCGGCGATCTTTTTGCGTTGGATGGCGACCTCGGTGCAGGGAAAACACATTTTAGCAAAGGGCTTGCCAAAGGACTTGGAGTCGAAGCGATGGTCAACAGTCCAACGTTTACGATTTTAAAAGTATATAACGGCCGCCTCCCTTTTTATCATATCGATGCGTATCGCCTTGATGAAAATGAAGAGGAAGAGCTTGGATTGGATGAATATATGGATGGCGACGGGGTAACGGCTGTAGAATGGGCAGGCAATCTCCAGACCCAATTGCCAAGCCGGCGGGTTATAATCACCTTCAAACGTACGGCTGAACAAGAGCGAGAACTGATTGTTTGCACCGACAATACTCGTTTTGAACAAATTTTCAAGGAGTTTACGGATTAA
- the tsaD gene encoding tRNA (adenosine(37)-N6)-threonylcarbamoyltransferase complex transferase subunit TsaD: MAMNNNPRILAIETSCDETAASVVEGGKNVISTIVASQMDIHRRFGGVVPEVASRHHVENMTAVVEEALVSAGMDYTDLDAIAVTSGPGLVGALLVGVNTAKALAYAHDLPLLPIHHIAGHIHAAELVADMEYPAMALVVSGGHTSLIYLPEEGAYETIGETRDDAVGEAYDKVARTLKLPYPGGPEIDRLASEGEVSIDFPRAWLENGSYDFSFSGLKSSVLNAVHNAGQRGDTVVPENVAASFQASVVDVLVERAQRAVSEYEVEQLIVTGGVAANRALREAMKRSFPSGGNVELIIPPLSLCTDNAAMIGAAANISWKKGERAGYDLNGEPGLALG; this comes from the coding sequence ATTGCCATGAATAACAATCCTCGAATATTAGCCATCGAGACAAGCTGTGACGAGACAGCGGCATCGGTTGTCGAGGGCGGAAAAAATGTAATCTCCACCATTGTCGCTTCGCAAATGGACATTCACCGGCGGTTCGGTGGTGTCGTCCCGGAAGTGGCGTCCCGTCATCACGTGGAAAACATGACCGCTGTTGTTGAAGAGGCGCTAGTCTCTGCGGGTATGGATTATACAGATTTGGATGCGATAGCGGTTACCTCGGGACCCGGGCTTGTGGGGGCGTTGCTTGTTGGCGTGAACACGGCAAAAGCGCTTGCCTATGCCCATGATCTTCCCTTGTTGCCGATCCATCATATTGCCGGCCATATTCATGCAGCGGAACTGGTTGCTGACATGGAATATCCGGCTATGGCGCTCGTTGTTTCCGGAGGACATACGTCGCTCATTTATCTTCCGGAAGAGGGAGCATATGAAACGATTGGTGAAACGAGAGACGATGCTGTTGGGGAAGCCTATGATAAAGTGGCACGAACGCTAAAGCTCCCTTACCCCGGTGGGCCGGAAATCGATCGCCTCGCTTCTGAAGGAGAGGTATCGATTGATTTTCCGCGGGCTTGGTTGGAAAACGGATCGTATGATTTCAGTTTTAGCGGATTGAAATCCTCGGTATTGAATGCGGTGCATAATGCGGGACAGCGGGGAGATACGGTTGTCCCGGAAAACGTTGCTGCCAGTTTCCAGGCAAGTGTCGTTGATGTGCTCGTGGAACGGGCGCAGCGGGCAGTGTCGGAATATGAGGTGGAGCAATTGATTGTCACCGGAGGAGTCGCCGCGAACCGTGCGCTTAGAGAAGCGATGAAACGCTCCTTCCCGAGCGGCGGGAATGTGGAACTGATCATTCCCCCTCTTTCGTTATGCACGGATAACGCTGCGATGATTGGGGCCGCCGCGAACATCTCCTGGAAAAAAGGCGAGCGGGCAGGTTATGACTTAAACGGAGAGCCCGGGCTAGCGCTCGGGTAG
- a CDS encoding DUF1540 domain-containing protein: MAQDVLCEVENCVHWGEGNVCQADRIYVVTSADDVTTEQAETDCKTFRPIEH; this comes from the coding sequence ATGGCACAAGATGTATTGTGTGAAGTTGAAAACTGTGTGCATTGGGGAGAAGGAAACGTTTGCCAGGCGGATCGTATCTATGTTGTGACGAGCGCAGATGATGTAACGACGGAGCAAGCCGAAACGGATTGCAAAACGTTTCGCCCGATAGAGCATTAA